A genomic stretch from Carassius auratus strain Wakin chromosome 37, ASM336829v1, whole genome shotgun sequence includes:
- the LOC113056167 gene encoding rho GTPase-activating protein 12-like isoform X5, with translation MTERDGRCDFSLTPGQVYIEVEYDYEYKVKDRLISIRQGECYMLVCKTNEDWWQVRRDEGTKAFYVPAQYVREVRRALMPPPKPRAKPPNVLEIGQCRSSNENLNQRAPTERYSFSRPSPSTTPSPLPGQQTSPSLFRDTNQNPGMKSVVAQLTLLNNNNHHCYHHGNPTVPQGRAESPPREQGCQRKLPGGLSVDTDGSVSPADGLEKMRNDSESGDELSSSSTEHIQGISPTGQGRPESPVYTNLQELKISQSSLPPVPSSSPLHVLGDWETHKDTSGRNFYYNRMTQERTWKPPRSRDSRGDTGGNPGDMEQHLSSEENCPSTRSSQSDSQYGSPPRGWSEELDEHGHTLYVSEHTNEKWIKHVDEQGRPYYYNADGSRSEWELPKYNLSPPISGEAPKSHSLERKQQEPIVLTKWRHSTYVLDINEKPSEKCGVLNVTKITEHGKKVRKNWASTWTVLQGTSLLFAKGQGSGTSWSYCRNGSFPELLLSLLSNWKHSIKPRPAVPYTNCRRSRASSFGGYQSKPEFTVDLRGGSVDWASKEKSSKKHVIELKTRVGTELLIQSEIDTVINEWFRALSETINTHAWESDEAIEEDMPESPGTEKHDKEKDPRDSKKNRVKNSSLDSSEQKKTRVKLKKFLTRRPTLQAVRDKGYIKDQVFGCSLTALCQREGTSVPHFVKMCIEHVENTSLTVDGLYRVSGNLAVIQKLRFAINHDEKVDLEDNKWEDIHVTTGALKMFFRELPEPLFTYASFNDFVEAIKHSDYKQRVQSIKDLLKQLPKPNQETMKVLFKHLKRVIDHGEVNRMTTQSVAIVFGPTLLRPEIETGNMAVHMVYQNQIVELILLEYENIFGR, from the exons ATGACAGAACGGGATGGCCGCTGTGATTTTTCACTCACCCCGGGGCAGGTATATATCGAGGTGGAGTACGATTATGAGTACAAGGTGAAAGATAGACTCATCTCCATACGGCAGGGAGAATGCTACATGTTGGTTTGCAAAACCAATGAGGACTGGTGGCAAGTTCGTCGGGATGAGGGCACCAAGGCTTTTTATGTTCCTGCTCAGTACGTCCGAGAAGTCCGGCGCGCCCTTATGCCGCCACCCAAACCTCGCGCGAAGCCCCCCAATGTTCTTGAAATCGGCCAGTGCCGATCGTCGAATGAAAATCTCAACCAACGCGCTCCTACGGAAAGGTACAGCTTCAGCAGGCCATCTCCTTCGACGACGCCTTCCCCGTTACCAGGTCAACAGACCTCGCCTTCGTTGTTTCGGGACACCAATCAGAACCCGGGGATGAAGAGCGTTGTTGCCCAGCTCACTCTGCTTAACAACAACAACCATCATTGCTATCACCATGGCAACCCCACAGTTCCACAAGGGCGAGCGGAATCCCCTCCACGAGAGCAAGGCTGCCAGAGGAAGCTCCCAGGCGGCTTGTCGGTGGACACGGACGGAAGCGTGTCACCAGCAGATGGGTTGGAGAAAATGAGAAATGACTCTGAATCTGGAGATGAGCTCAGCAGCAGCTCTACCGAACACATACAG GGCATATCACCCACCGGACAGGGTCGACCCGAGTCCCCCGTTTACACCAACCTCCAGGAGTTAAAGATCTCTCAGTCGTCTCTCCCTCCCGTTCCCTCTTCCTCCCCTCTGCACGTCCTGGGCGACTGGGAAACGCACAAAGATACGAGTGGAAGAAACTTCTACTACAACCGCATGACTCAGGAGAGGACCTGGAAACCACCGCGCTCACGAGACAGTCGTGGGGACACTGGAGGGAACCCTGGAGACATGGAG CAGCATTTGTCCTCTGAGGAGAACTGTCCCAGCACACGCTCCAGTCAGTCAGACAGTCAGTACGGATCGCCCCCTAGAGGCTGGTCTGAGGAACTGGATGAACATGGCCACACACTCTATGTGTCTGAACACACTAATGAGAAG TGGATCAAGCATGTGGACGAACAAGGGCGGCCGTATTACTACAACGCTGATGGATCACGCTCAGAGTGGGAGTTACCAAAA TATAATCTCTCTCCTCCGATCTCTGGAGAAGCTCCTAAGAGTCACAGTTTGGAAAGGAAGCAGCAGGAGCCCATTGTTCTGACCAAGTGGAGACACAGCACCTATGTTCTGGACATCAATGAGAAG CCCTCAGAAAAGTGCGGTGTTCTCAATGTCACCAAGATCACCGAACATGGCAAGAAAGTCAG GAAGAACTGGGCCTCTACCTGGACTGTCCTGCAGGGAACCTCTTTACTTTTTGCAAAGGGTCAGGGCAGTGGCACCAGCTGG TCGTACTGCCGCAATGGTTCCTTTCCTGAACTCCTCCTTTCATTGCTAAGTAACTGGAAGCATTCGATTAAGCCCCGCCCCGCGGTGCCCTATACAAACTGTAGACGCAGCCGGGCTTCCTCT TTTGGAGGCTACCAGTCCAAACCAGAATTCACAGTGGACCTGCGAGGAGGTTCGGTCGACTGGGCATCCAAAGAAAAGTCCAGCAAGAAACATGTCATCGAG CTGAAGACACGAGTGGGCACAGAGCTGCTGATCCAGTCTGAGATTGACACTGTTATTAATGAATGGTTCAGAGCGCTTTCTGAGACCATCAACACACAT GCTTGGGAGTCTGATGAGGCCATTGAAGAGGACATGCCCGAGTCTCCCGGTACTGAGAAACACGACAAAGAGAAAGACCCCCGAGACTCAAAGAAAAACAGAG TGAAGAACTCCAGTTTGGATTCGTCTGAGCAGAAGAAGACCAGAGTCAAACTGAAGAAGTTCCTCACACGGAGACCCACCTTGCAGGCTGTCAGGGATAAGGGCTACATAAAAG ATCAGGTGTTTGGCTGCAGTTTGACTGCCCTGTGTCAGAGAGAAGGCACTTCCGTACCTCATTTTGTCAAGATGTGCATCGAGCACGTGGAGAATACAA GCTTGACTGTTGATGGCTTGTACAGAGTCAGTGGAAACCTGGCTGTCATACAGAAACTGCGCTTCGCAATCAATCACG ATGAAAAGGTGGATCTGGAAGACAATAAATGGGAGGACATCCACGTGACTACAGGTGCTCTGAAGATGTTTTTCCGGGAGCTTCCAGAGCCTCTGTTCACTTACGCATCCTTTAATGACTTtgttgaagccatca AACACTCAGATTACAAGCAGCGAGTCCAGTCCATAAAAGACTTGCTCAAACAGTTGCCAAAACCCAATCAGGAAACAATGAAAGTGTTATTCAAACACCTGAAAAG agTGATAGATCATGGCGAGGTGAACAGGATGACTACCCAGAGCGTGGCTATCGTGTTCGGCCCGACCCTGCTGCGGCCGGAGATCGAGACGGGCAATATGGCGGTTCACATGGTCTATCAGAACCAGATTGTAGAACTCATCCTTCTAGAGTATGAGAACATTTTTGGCAGGTAG
- the LOC113056167 gene encoding rho GTPase-activating protein 12-like isoform X2, producing MTERDGRCDFSLTPGQVYIEVEYDYEYKVKDRLISIRQGECYMLVCKTNEDWWQVRRDEGTKAFYVPAQYVREVRRALMPPPKPRAKPPNVLEIGQCRSSNENLNQRAPTERYSFSRPSPSTTPSPLPGQQTSPSLFRDTNQNPGMKSVVAQLTLLNNNNHHCYHHGNPTVPQGRAESPPREQGCQRKLPGGLSVDTDGSVSPADGLEKMRNDSESGDELSSSSTEHIQGISPTGQGRPESPVYTNLQELKISQSSLPPVPSSSPLHVLGDWETHKDTSGRNFYYNRMTQERTWKPPRSRDSRGDTGGNPGDMEQHLSSEENCPSTRSSQSDSQYGSPPRGWSEELDEHGHTLYVSEHTNEKWIKHVDEQGRPYYYNADGSRSEWELPKYNLSPPISGEAPKSHSLERKQQEPIVLTKWRHSTYVLDINEKESVIAKHYSPESDSCPSSPKHPSAPSEKCGVLNVTKITEHGKKVRKNWASTWTVLQGTSLLFAKGQGSGTSWSYCRNGSFPELLLSLLSNWKHSIKPRPAVPYTNCRRSRASSFGGYQSKPEFTVDLRGGSVDWASKEKSSKKHVIELKTRVGTELLIQSEIDTVINEWFRALSETINTHAWESDEAIEEDMPESPGTEKHDKEKDPRDSKKNRVKNSSLDSSEQKKTRVKLKKFLTRRPTLQAVRDKGYIKDQVFGCSLTALCQREGTSVPHFVKMCIEHVENTSLTVDGLYRVSGNLAVIQKLRFAINHDEKVDLEDNKWEDIHVTTGALKMFFRELPEPLFTYASFNDFVEAIKHSDYKQRVQSIKDLLKQLPKPNQETMKVLFKHLKRVIDHGEVNRMTTQSVAIVFGPTLLRPEIETGNMAVHMVYQNQIVELILLEYENIFGR from the exons ATGACAGAACGGGATGGCCGCTGTGATTTTTCACTCACCCCGGGGCAGGTATATATCGAGGTGGAGTACGATTATGAGTACAAGGTGAAAGATAGACTCATCTCCATACGGCAGGGAGAATGCTACATGTTGGTTTGCAAAACCAATGAGGACTGGTGGCAAGTTCGTCGGGATGAGGGCACCAAGGCTTTTTATGTTCCTGCTCAGTACGTCCGAGAAGTCCGGCGCGCCCTTATGCCGCCACCCAAACCTCGCGCGAAGCCCCCCAATGTTCTTGAAATCGGCCAGTGCCGATCGTCGAATGAAAATCTCAACCAACGCGCTCCTACGGAAAGGTACAGCTTCAGCAGGCCATCTCCTTCGACGACGCCTTCCCCGTTACCAGGTCAACAGACCTCGCCTTCGTTGTTTCGGGACACCAATCAGAACCCGGGGATGAAGAGCGTTGTTGCCCAGCTCACTCTGCTTAACAACAACAACCATCATTGCTATCACCATGGCAACCCCACAGTTCCACAAGGGCGAGCGGAATCCCCTCCACGAGAGCAAGGCTGCCAGAGGAAGCTCCCAGGCGGCTTGTCGGTGGACACGGACGGAAGCGTGTCACCAGCAGATGGGTTGGAGAAAATGAGAAATGACTCTGAATCTGGAGATGAGCTCAGCAGCAGCTCTACCGAACACATACAG GGCATATCACCCACCGGACAGGGTCGACCCGAGTCCCCCGTTTACACCAACCTCCAGGAGTTAAAGATCTCTCAGTCGTCTCTCCCTCCCGTTCCCTCTTCCTCCCCTCTGCACGTCCTGGGCGACTGGGAAACGCACAAAGATACGAGTGGAAGAAACTTCTACTACAACCGCATGACTCAGGAGAGGACCTGGAAACCACCGCGCTCACGAGACAGTCGTGGGGACACTGGAGGGAACCCTGGAGACATGGAG CAGCATTTGTCCTCTGAGGAGAACTGTCCCAGCACACGCTCCAGTCAGTCAGACAGTCAGTACGGATCGCCCCCTAGAGGCTGGTCTGAGGAACTGGATGAACATGGCCACACACTCTATGTGTCTGAACACACTAATGAGAAG TGGATCAAGCATGTGGACGAACAAGGGCGGCCGTATTACTACAACGCTGATGGATCACGCTCAGAGTGGGAGTTACCAAAA TATAATCTCTCTCCTCCGATCTCTGGAGAAGCTCCTAAGAGTCACAGTTTGGAAAGGAAGCAGCAGGAGCCCATTGTTCTGACCAAGTGGAGACACAGCACCTATGTTCTGGACATCAATGAGAAG GAGTCTGTAATTGCCAAACACTACTCTCCTGAATCAGACTCTTGCCCCTCTTCACCAAAACATCCCTCTGCC CCCTCAGAAAAGTGCGGTGTTCTCAATGTCACCAAGATCACCGAACATGGCAAGAAAGTCAG GAAGAACTGGGCCTCTACCTGGACTGTCCTGCAGGGAACCTCTTTACTTTTTGCAAAGGGTCAGGGCAGTGGCACCAGCTGG TCGTACTGCCGCAATGGTTCCTTTCCTGAACTCCTCCTTTCATTGCTAAGTAACTGGAAGCATTCGATTAAGCCCCGCCCCGCGGTGCCCTATACAAACTGTAGACGCAGCCGGGCTTCCTCT TTTGGAGGCTACCAGTCCAAACCAGAATTCACAGTGGACCTGCGAGGAGGTTCGGTCGACTGGGCATCCAAAGAAAAGTCCAGCAAGAAACATGTCATCGAG CTGAAGACACGAGTGGGCACAGAGCTGCTGATCCAGTCTGAGATTGACACTGTTATTAATGAATGGTTCAGAGCGCTTTCTGAGACCATCAACACACAT GCTTGGGAGTCTGATGAGGCCATTGAAGAGGACATGCCCGAGTCTCCCGGTACTGAGAAACACGACAAAGAGAAAGACCCCCGAGACTCAAAGAAAAACAGAG TGAAGAACTCCAGTTTGGATTCGTCTGAGCAGAAGAAGACCAGAGTCAAACTGAAGAAGTTCCTCACACGGAGACCCACCTTGCAGGCTGTCAGGGATAAGGGCTACATAAAAG ATCAGGTGTTTGGCTGCAGTTTGACTGCCCTGTGTCAGAGAGAAGGCACTTCCGTACCTCATTTTGTCAAGATGTGCATCGAGCACGTGGAGAATACAA GCTTGACTGTTGATGGCTTGTACAGAGTCAGTGGAAACCTGGCTGTCATACAGAAACTGCGCTTCGCAATCAATCACG ATGAAAAGGTGGATCTGGAAGACAATAAATGGGAGGACATCCACGTGACTACAGGTGCTCTGAAGATGTTTTTCCGGGAGCTTCCAGAGCCTCTGTTCACTTACGCATCCTTTAATGACTTtgttgaagccatca AACACTCAGATTACAAGCAGCGAGTCCAGTCCATAAAAGACTTGCTCAAACAGTTGCCAAAACCCAATCAGGAAACAATGAAAGTGTTATTCAAACACCTGAAAAG agTGATAGATCATGGCGAGGTGAACAGGATGACTACCCAGAGCGTGGCTATCGTGTTCGGCCCGACCCTGCTGCGGCCGGAGATCGAGACGGGCAATATGGCGGTTCACATGGTCTATCAGAACCAGATTGTAGAACTCATCCTTCTAGAGTATGAGAACATTTTTGGCAGGTAG
- the LOC113056167 gene encoding rho GTPase-activating protein 12-like isoform X4: MTERDGRCDFSLTPGQVYIEVEYDYEYKVKDRLISIRQGECYMLVCKTNEDWWQVRRDEGTKAFYVPAQYVREVRRALMPPPKPRAKPPNVLEIGQCRSSNENLNQRAPTERYSFSRPSPSTTPSPLPGQQTSPSLFRDTNQNPGMKSVVAQLTLLNNNNHHCYHHGNPTVPQGRAESPPREQGCQRKLPGGLSVDTDGSVSPADGLEKMRNDSESGDELSSSSTEHIQGISPTGQGRPESPVYTNLQELKISQSSLPPVPSSSPLHVLGDWETHKDTSGRNFYYNRMTQERTWKPPRSRDSRGDTGGNPGDMEHLSSEENCPSTRSSQSDSQYGSPPRGWSEELDEHGHTLYVSEHTNEKWIKHVDEQGRPYYYNADGSRSEWELPKYNLSPPISGEAPKSHSLERKQQEPIVLTKWRHSTYVLDINEKESVIAKHYSPESDSCPSSPKHPSAPSEKCGVLNVTKITEHGKKVRKNWASTWTVLQGTSLLFAKGQGSGTSWSYCRNGSFPELLLSLLSNWKHSIKPRPAVPYTNCRRSRASSFGGYQSKPEFTVDLRGGSVDWASKEKSSKKHVIELKTRVGTELLIQSEIDTVINEWFRALSETINTHAWESDEAIEEDMPESPGTEKHDKEKDPRDSKKNRVKNSSLDSSEQKKTRVKLKKFLTRRPTLQAVRDKGYIKDQVFGCSLTALCQREGTSVPHFVKMCIEHVENTSLTVDGLYRVSGNLAVIQKLRFAINHDEKVDLEDNKWEDIHVTTGALKMFFRELPEPLFTYASFNDFVEAIKHSDYKQRVQSIKDLLKQLPKPNQETMKVLFKHLKRVIDHGEVNRMTTQSVAIVFGPTLLRPEIETGNMAVHMVYQNQIVELILLEYENIFGR, encoded by the exons ATGACAGAACGGGATGGCCGCTGTGATTTTTCACTCACCCCGGGGCAGGTATATATCGAGGTGGAGTACGATTATGAGTACAAGGTGAAAGATAGACTCATCTCCATACGGCAGGGAGAATGCTACATGTTGGTTTGCAAAACCAATGAGGACTGGTGGCAAGTTCGTCGGGATGAGGGCACCAAGGCTTTTTATGTTCCTGCTCAGTACGTCCGAGAAGTCCGGCGCGCCCTTATGCCGCCACCCAAACCTCGCGCGAAGCCCCCCAATGTTCTTGAAATCGGCCAGTGCCGATCGTCGAATGAAAATCTCAACCAACGCGCTCCTACGGAAAGGTACAGCTTCAGCAGGCCATCTCCTTCGACGACGCCTTCCCCGTTACCAGGTCAACAGACCTCGCCTTCGTTGTTTCGGGACACCAATCAGAACCCGGGGATGAAGAGCGTTGTTGCCCAGCTCACTCTGCTTAACAACAACAACCATCATTGCTATCACCATGGCAACCCCACAGTTCCACAAGGGCGAGCGGAATCCCCTCCACGAGAGCAAGGCTGCCAGAGGAAGCTCCCAGGCGGCTTGTCGGTGGACACGGACGGAAGCGTGTCACCAGCAGATGGGTTGGAGAAAATGAGAAATGACTCTGAATCTGGAGATGAGCTCAGCAGCAGCTCTACCGAACACATACAG GGCATATCACCCACCGGACAGGGTCGACCCGAGTCCCCCGTTTACACCAACCTCCAGGAGTTAAAGATCTCTCAGTCGTCTCTCCCTCCCGTTCCCTCTTCCTCCCCTCTGCACGTCCTGGGCGACTGGGAAACGCACAAAGATACGAGTGGAAGAAACTTCTACTACAACCGCATGACTCAGGAGAGGACCTGGAAACCACCGCGCTCACGAGACAGTCGTGGGGACACTGGAGGGAACCCTGGAGACATGGAG CATTTGTCCTCTGAGGAGAACTGTCCCAGCACACGCTCCAGTCAGTCAGACAGTCAGTACGGATCGCCCCCTAGAGGCTGGTCTGAGGAACTGGATGAACATGGCCACACACTCTATGTGTCTGAACACACTAATGAGAAG TGGATCAAGCATGTGGACGAACAAGGGCGGCCGTATTACTACAACGCTGATGGATCACGCTCAGAGTGGGAGTTACCAAAA TATAATCTCTCTCCTCCGATCTCTGGAGAAGCTCCTAAGAGTCACAGTTTGGAAAGGAAGCAGCAGGAGCCCATTGTTCTGACCAAGTGGAGACACAGCACCTATGTTCTGGACATCAATGAGAAG GAGTCTGTAATTGCCAAACACTACTCTCCTGAATCAGACTCTTGCCCCTCTTCACCAAAACATCCCTCTGCC CCCTCAGAAAAGTGCGGTGTTCTCAATGTCACCAAGATCACCGAACATGGCAAGAAAGTCAG GAAGAACTGGGCCTCTACCTGGACTGTCCTGCAGGGAACCTCTTTACTTTTTGCAAAGGGTCAGGGCAGTGGCACCAGCTGG TCGTACTGCCGCAATGGTTCCTTTCCTGAACTCCTCCTTTCATTGCTAAGTAACTGGAAGCATTCGATTAAGCCCCGCCCCGCGGTGCCCTATACAAACTGTAGACGCAGCCGGGCTTCCTCT TTTGGAGGCTACCAGTCCAAACCAGAATTCACAGTGGACCTGCGAGGAGGTTCGGTCGACTGGGCATCCAAAGAAAAGTCCAGCAAGAAACATGTCATCGAG CTGAAGACACGAGTGGGCACAGAGCTGCTGATCCAGTCTGAGATTGACACTGTTATTAATGAATGGTTCAGAGCGCTTTCTGAGACCATCAACACACAT GCTTGGGAGTCTGATGAGGCCATTGAAGAGGACATGCCCGAGTCTCCCGGTACTGAGAAACACGACAAAGAGAAAGACCCCCGAGACTCAAAGAAAAACAGAG TGAAGAACTCCAGTTTGGATTCGTCTGAGCAGAAGAAGACCAGAGTCAAACTGAAGAAGTTCCTCACACGGAGACCCACCTTGCAGGCTGTCAGGGATAAGGGCTACATAAAAG ATCAGGTGTTTGGCTGCAGTTTGACTGCCCTGTGTCAGAGAGAAGGCACTTCCGTACCTCATTTTGTCAAGATGTGCATCGAGCACGTGGAGAATACAA GCTTGACTGTTGATGGCTTGTACAGAGTCAGTGGAAACCTGGCTGTCATACAGAAACTGCGCTTCGCAATCAATCACG ATGAAAAGGTGGATCTGGAAGACAATAAATGGGAGGACATCCACGTGACTACAGGTGCTCTGAAGATGTTTTTCCGGGAGCTTCCAGAGCCTCTGTTCACTTACGCATCCTTTAATGACTTtgttgaagccatca AACACTCAGATTACAAGCAGCGAGTCCAGTCCATAAAAGACTTGCTCAAACAGTTGCCAAAACCCAATCAGGAAACAATGAAAGTGTTATTCAAACACCTGAAAAG agTGATAGATCATGGCGAGGTGAACAGGATGACTACCCAGAGCGTGGCTATCGTGTTCGGCCCGACCCTGCTGCGGCCGGAGATCGAGACGGGCAATATGGCGGTTCACATGGTCTATCAGAACCAGATTGTAGAACTCATCCTTCTAGAGTATGAGAACATTTTTGGCAGGTAG
- the LOC113056167 gene encoding rho GTPase-activating protein 12-like isoform X10: MTERDGRCDFSLTPGQVYIEVEYDYEYKVKDRLISIRQGECYMLVCKTNEDWWQVRRDEGTKAFYVPAQYVREVRRALMPPPKPRAKPPNVLEIGQCRSSNENLNQRAPTERYSFSRPSPSTTPSPLPGQQTSPSLFRDTNQNPGMKSVVAQLTLLNNNNHHCYHHGNPTVPQGRAESPPREQGCQRKLPGGLSVDTDGSVSPADGLEKMRNDSESGDELSSSSTEHIQGISPTGQGRPESPVYTNLQELKISQSSLPPVPSSSPLHVLGDWETHKDTSGRNFYYNRMTQERTWKPPRSRDSRGDTGGNPGDMEHLSSEENCPSTRSSQSDSQYGSPPRGWSEELDEHGHTLYVSEHTNEKWIKHVDEQGRPYYYNADGSRSEWELPKYNLSPPISGEAPKSHSLERKQQEPIVLTKWRHSTYVLDINEKPSEKCGVLNVTKITEHGKKVRKNWASTWTVLQGTSLLFAKGQGSGTSWFGGYQSKPEFTVDLRGGSVDWASKEKSSKKHVIELKTRVGTELLIQSEIDTVINEWFRALSETINTHAWESDEAIEEDMPESPGTEKHDKEKDPRDSKKNRVKNSSLDSSEQKKTRVKLKKFLTRRPTLQAVRDKGYIKDQVFGCSLTALCQREGTSVPHFVKMCIEHVENTSLTVDGLYRVSGNLAVIQKLRFAINHDEKVDLEDNKWEDIHVTTGALKMFFRELPEPLFTYASFNDFVEAIKHSDYKQRVQSIKDLLKQLPKPNQETMKVLFKHLKRVIDHGEVNRMTTQSVAIVFGPTLLRPEIETGNMAVHMVYQNQIVELILLEYENIFGR, translated from the exons ATGACAGAACGGGATGGCCGCTGTGATTTTTCACTCACCCCGGGGCAGGTATATATCGAGGTGGAGTACGATTATGAGTACAAGGTGAAAGATAGACTCATCTCCATACGGCAGGGAGAATGCTACATGTTGGTTTGCAAAACCAATGAGGACTGGTGGCAAGTTCGTCGGGATGAGGGCACCAAGGCTTTTTATGTTCCTGCTCAGTACGTCCGAGAAGTCCGGCGCGCCCTTATGCCGCCACCCAAACCTCGCGCGAAGCCCCCCAATGTTCTTGAAATCGGCCAGTGCCGATCGTCGAATGAAAATCTCAACCAACGCGCTCCTACGGAAAGGTACAGCTTCAGCAGGCCATCTCCTTCGACGACGCCTTCCCCGTTACCAGGTCAACAGACCTCGCCTTCGTTGTTTCGGGACACCAATCAGAACCCGGGGATGAAGAGCGTTGTTGCCCAGCTCACTCTGCTTAACAACAACAACCATCATTGCTATCACCATGGCAACCCCACAGTTCCACAAGGGCGAGCGGAATCCCCTCCACGAGAGCAAGGCTGCCAGAGGAAGCTCCCAGGCGGCTTGTCGGTGGACACGGACGGAAGCGTGTCACCAGCAGATGGGTTGGAGAAAATGAGAAATGACTCTGAATCTGGAGATGAGCTCAGCAGCAGCTCTACCGAACACATACAG GGCATATCACCCACCGGACAGGGTCGACCCGAGTCCCCCGTTTACACCAACCTCCAGGAGTTAAAGATCTCTCAGTCGTCTCTCCCTCCCGTTCCCTCTTCCTCCCCTCTGCACGTCCTGGGCGACTGGGAAACGCACAAAGATACGAGTGGAAGAAACTTCTACTACAACCGCATGACTCAGGAGAGGACCTGGAAACCACCGCGCTCACGAGACAGTCGTGGGGACACTGGAGGGAACCCTGGAGACATGGAG CATTTGTCCTCTGAGGAGAACTGTCCCAGCACACGCTCCAGTCAGTCAGACAGTCAGTACGGATCGCCCCCTAGAGGCTGGTCTGAGGAACTGGATGAACATGGCCACACACTCTATGTGTCTGAACACACTAATGAGAAG TGGATCAAGCATGTGGACGAACAAGGGCGGCCGTATTACTACAACGCTGATGGATCACGCTCAGAGTGGGAGTTACCAAAA TATAATCTCTCTCCTCCGATCTCTGGAGAAGCTCCTAAGAGTCACAGTTTGGAAAGGAAGCAGCAGGAGCCCATTGTTCTGACCAAGTGGAGACACAGCACCTATGTTCTGGACATCAATGAGAAG CCCTCAGAAAAGTGCGGTGTTCTCAATGTCACCAAGATCACCGAACATGGCAAGAAAGTCAG GAAGAACTGGGCCTCTACCTGGACTGTCCTGCAGGGAACCTCTTTACTTTTTGCAAAGGGTCAGGGCAGTGGCACCAGCTGG TTTGGAGGCTACCAGTCCAAACCAGAATTCACAGTGGACCTGCGAGGAGGTTCGGTCGACTGGGCATCCAAAGAAAAGTCCAGCAAGAAACATGTCATCGAG CTGAAGACACGAGTGGGCACAGAGCTGCTGATCCAGTCTGAGATTGACACTGTTATTAATGAATGGTTCAGAGCGCTTTCTGAGACCATCAACACACAT GCTTGGGAGTCTGATGAGGCCATTGAAGAGGACATGCCCGAGTCTCCCGGTACTGAGAAACACGACAAAGAGAAAGACCCCCGAGACTCAAAGAAAAACAGAG TGAAGAACTCCAGTTTGGATTCGTCTGAGCAGAAGAAGACCAGAGTCAAACTGAAGAAGTTCCTCACACGGAGACCCACCTTGCAGGCTGTCAGGGATAAGGGCTACATAAAAG ATCAGGTGTTTGGCTGCAGTTTGACTGCCCTGTGTCAGAGAGAAGGCACTTCCGTACCTCATTTTGTCAAGATGTGCATCGAGCACGTGGAGAATACAA GCTTGACTGTTGATGGCTTGTACAGAGTCAGTGGAAACCTGGCTGTCATACAGAAACTGCGCTTCGCAATCAATCACG ATGAAAAGGTGGATCTGGAAGACAATAAATGGGAGGACATCCACGTGACTACAGGTGCTCTGAAGATGTTTTTCCGGGAGCTTCCAGAGCCTCTGTTCACTTACGCATCCTTTAATGACTTtgttgaagccatca AACACTCAGATTACAAGCAGCGAGTCCAGTCCATAAAAGACTTGCTCAAACAGTTGCCAAAACCCAATCAGGAAACAATGAAAGTGTTATTCAAACACCTGAAAAG agTGATAGATCATGGCGAGGTGAACAGGATGACTACCCAGAGCGTGGCTATCGTGTTCGGCCCGACCCTGCTGCGGCCGGAGATCGAGACGGGCAATATGGCGGTTCACATGGTCTATCAGAACCAGATTGTAGAACTCATCCTTCTAGAGTATGAGAACATTTTTGGCAGGTAG